A DNA window from Oryzias latipes chromosome 5, ASM223467v1 contains the following coding sequences:
- the LOC101159579 gene encoding protein-arginine deiminase type-2 — MFEQVEAAPPAPSVKDSPAGTEHHRTCRLDINKPQHVLYVVGTSLDVSIYRSAPPSSKSFSVKCTPQVKYSISPPTPETSHQSQIPLNRNTSLLISMDRASEFENESKLSVRYYNEDRYAVGLAVLHLTAVEISLDVDADRDGIVEENNPNKGSWKWGPSGYGAILLVNCDSESKFCKNEDYNSKQEFIFNLSDLKDMSPMKLRTRGPSRLPKGYKLMMHICLGDSEKIRVFGSKSGNKQVNNAENSSSVKDYPVVLGPEVLSQEVPYPGGNAEMDFHVEGLDFPDKDFDGLVTINLSLLKPISDAVPETPIFTDKVMFRVAPWIMTPNTLQPEEVFVCRTFDNQQFLKEIKALTSKIGYKLNICEPVMNRGDRWIQDELEFGFVDSPHHRFPVVLDSPRDRELKNFPCKVLLGPDFGYVTREPQSDEVSTMDSFGNLEVSPPVTVNGKKYPLGRIIIGVAFPTAKNGRNMTKVVQDFLWAQRVQKPIALFSDWLVVGHVDEFMTFVPAPDRKGFRLLLASPDAAYKLFKDLKNNGHGQARMFDGLPKERQITVDEILGDRVLESHNNYVQSCIDWNRDVLKKELGLDDDDIIDLPILFKLEAEEGFRAGALYPDMVNMIVLGKNLGIPKPFGPKVNGRCALETEMCSLMGGLGLNCTFIDDYYSYHKNLGEVHCGSNVRRKPFHFKWWNMEL, encoded by the exons ATGTTCGAACAGGTTGAAGCCGCACCACCCGCTCCCTCAGTCAAAGATAGTCCAGCAGGGACAGAACATCATCGGACATGTCGTCTGGATATCAACAAGCCGCAGCATGTCCTGTATGTTGTTGGCACTTCTTTGGATGTGAGCATCTACAG GAGTGCCCCTCCCAGCTCCAAgtctttttctgtaaaatgcACTCCCCAGGTTAAATACAGCATCAGCCCACCAACTCCAGAAACCTCCCATCAGTCTCAAATTCCTCTTAACCGTAATACCAGTCTTCTCATCAGCATGGACCGTGCTAGtgaatttgaaaatgaatcCAAG CTGTCAGTGCGCTATTACAACGAGGACAGATATGCTGTTGGACTAGCAGTTCTGCATTTAACAGCTGTTG AGATTTCTCTGGATGTGGATGCTGACAGGGATGGCATTGTGGAGGAAAACAACCCCAATAAG GGATCATGGAAGTGGGGTCCTAGTGGGTATGGAGCCATCCTTTTGGTCAACTGTGACTCAGAATCAAAGTTCTGCAAAAATGAGGACTACAACTCCAAGCAGGAGTTCATCTTCAATCTTTCAG ATCTTAAGGACATGTCACCCATGAAACTGCGAACTAGAGGTCCTTCTCGTCTCCCCAAGGGCTACAAACTGATGATGCACATCTGTTTAGGAGATTCAGAGAAAATCCGTGTCTTTGGATCCAAATCTGGCAATAAACAGGTTAACAATGCAG AGAACAGCAGTTCTGTGAAAGACTATCCAGTAGTTCTGGGCCCTGAGGTCCTTTCTCAGGAGGTGCCTTACCCTGGAGGCAATGCAGAGATGGACTTCCATGTGGAAGGTCTCGATTTTCCTGACAAAGACTTTGATGGGCTCGTCACCATTAATCTCAGTCTGCTAAAGCCAATTAGTGAT GCGGTTCCTGAGACTcccattttcacagacaaagtGATGTTCAGAGTGGCCCCATGGATCATGACACCCAACACCCTCCAGCCCGAGGAGGTGTTTGTCTGCCG CACATTTGATAACCAACAGTTCCTGAAAGAGATAAAAGCCCTCACTTCAAAGATCGGCTACAAGCTGAATATTTGTGAACCTGTCATGAACAGAGGAGACCGCTGGATCCAA gatgagTTAGAGTTTGGATTTGTTGATTCACCTCATCATCGGTTTCCTGTTGTTCTGGACTCCCCAAGAGACAGGGAACTCAAAAACTTTCCATGTAAAGTACTACTG GGGCCTGACTTTGGCTACGTGACACGTGAACCTCAAAGTGATGAAGTTAGCACTATGGACTCGTTTGGAAATCTGGAGGTGAGCCCCCCTGTCACTGTGAACGGAAAAAAATACCCTCTGGGCAGAATCATCATCGGGGTTGCTTTCCCAAC GGCAAAAAATGGACGAAACATGACCAAAGTGGTTCAGGACTTCCTGTGGGCTCAGAGGGTCCAAAAGCCCATCGCCTTGTTTTCTGACTGGCTTGTTGTTGGGCATGTAGACGAGTTCATGACTTTTGTACCTGCACCTGACAGAAAG GGCTTCCGGCTGCTACTGGCGAGCCCAGATGCAGCCTACAAATTATTCAAAGACTTAAAGAACAATGGACACGGACAAGCCAGGATGTTTGATG GGTTGCCTAAAGAACGACAAATAACAGTGGATGAAATCCTTGGTGATCGTGTTTTGGAAAGTCATAATAACTACGTTCAG AGCTGCATCGACTGgaacagagatgtattaaagAAGGAACTGGGCCTGGATGATGATGACATCATTGACCTGCCAATTCTCTTTAAGTTGGAGGCGGAGGAAGGGTTCAGAGCTGGGGCACTTTATCCTGACATG GTCAACATGATTGTTCTGGGGAAAAACCTGGGCATCCCCAAGCCGTTTGGCCCTAAAGTGAACGGACGCTGCGCACTGGAGACAGAGATGTGTTCCCTGATGGGGGGCCTGGGCCTCAACTGCACATTCATTGACGACTACTACTCTTACCACAAAAACCTTGGAGAGGTGCACTGTGGCTCCAACGTCCGCAGGAAACCCTTTCATTTTAAGTGGTGGAATATGGAgctttga